In the genome of Nitrospiria bacterium, one region contains:
- a CDS encoding cytochrome c biogenesis protein CcdA, with product MPEAPQTVSYMIAFTAGFLSFVSPCVLPLVPAYISYITGLSLEELTNTAGTKRVRRVTLTNSLLFILGFSIVFIAFGASATAIGQTLLLYQDWIRKAGGLLIILFGLYLIGAVKIPFLMVYKQYHFQSRPAGAVGSVLIGITFAAAWTPCVGPILGSVYMLASTSQSVVDGVRLLAVYSIGLGLPLLITAMSVNTFLSSYRKMKDYMWIVSLASGLFLILIGVLVFTNSLRILNGWLTQYGIGWSIGQ from the coding sequence ATGCCGGAAGCCCCTCAAACCGTTTCCTACATGATCGCCTTCACGGCGGGTTTTTTATCCTTCGTATCCCCGTGCGTCCTGCCGTTGGTTCCGGCTTATATCTCTTACATCACGGGACTCTCCTTGGAGGAGTTGACGAACACCGCCGGTACCAAACGGGTCCGGCGGGTCACCTTAACCAACTCTCTTCTGTTTATATTGGGCTTCTCGATCGTCTTCATCGCCTTTGGAGCGTCCGCCACCGCCATCGGCCAGACCCTTCTTCTATACCAAGACTGGATTCGGAAGGCCGGCGGATTGTTGATCATCCTCTTCGGACTTTATTTGATCGGTGCCGTCAAGATCCCGTTTTTGATGGTCTACAAACAATACCACTTCCAGAGCCGTCCGGCCGGCGCGGTCGGCTCCGTACTCATTGGGATCACATTCGCCGCGGCCTGGACCCCCTGCGTCGGTCCCATCCTGGGTTCGGTCTACATGCTCGCGAGCACGTCTCAATCGGTGGTGGACGGGGTGCGGCTTCTTGCGGTTTACTCGATCGGACTAGGGCTCCCCCTCCTGATCACCGCGATGAGCGTGAACACCTTCCTGTCCTCGTACCGGAAAATGAAAGACTATATGTGGATCGTCTCGCTGGCCAGCGGCCTCTTCTTGATTCTGATCGGGGTGCTGGTATTCACCAATTCCCTAAGAATCCTGAACGGCTGGCTGACCCAATACGGGATCGGCTGGTCCATCGGACAATAA
- a CDS encoding TlpA disulfide reductase family protein: MRLSVSAVVVSAAFALFLSGCQKASAPSVATAIANEEAPKIGYLAPNFRLTNLQGQEVSMASLEGKVVFINFWATWCGPCRAEMPSMEALYHEFKGQGLEILAVSSDMDGAPAVQPFIRKLGLSYPVLLDPDFRVDDKYLIQSVPTTVLVDKNGVITHRFVGARNWSNPESRDLIAKLLKTK, from the coding sequence ATGAGACTCTCCGTTTCTGCAGTCGTCGTTTCAGCCGCGTTCGCACTGTTTCTTTCGGGCTGTCAAAAGGCCTCTGCCCCATCGGTGGCCACCGCGATCGCCAACGAAGAGGCCCCGAAAATCGGCTACCTCGCGCCGAATTTTCGACTGACCAATCTTCAGGGTCAAGAGGTCAGCATGGCCAGCCTGGAAGGCAAGGTGGTATTTATTAACTTCTGGGCCACCTGGTGCGGCCCTTGCCGTGCCGAAATGCCGTCCATGGAAGCCCTGTATCACGAATTCAAAGGCCAGGGACTCGAAATCCTGGCGGTTTCGAGCGATATGGACGGGGCACCGGCCGTTCAACCGTTTATCAGAAAGCTCGGCCTATCCTACCCGGTCCTGTTGGATCCGGATTTCCGTGTGGACGATAAATATTTGATTCAGTCCGTTCCGACGACCGTTTTGGTCGATAAGAACGGGGTCATCACCCACCGCTTTGTGGGGGCCCGCAACTGGAGCAATCCGGAATCGCGGGATCTGATTGCAAAACTACTAAAGACCAAATAA
- a CDS encoding tetratricopeptide repeat protein, with amino-acid sequence MLLFTLTAGLILFAVIVVLAYPLWNKNGAPIPMGLEASLDQERIDLEIEKQTLLNSLAELDLDLAQGRLNSPDHQRLKAIDENRLGQILNKLDSFSKQRPVPKSPDLKPGPRTSGPMKWAGSIALTLIVVGSATVIYEYITSRIGLEAQRRFAETEGPANPSGMPNPAEMVAKLEQHLKDNPNDLQGQIMAGRSYMTLQRIDDARKAWSKVVELDQGNFEGHFFLGVIQLQTSSPDDRKSSQEALDHFETALVKMPRDPALLWYKGVALLRLKQYALADRSWTDAFHNLAPGTEDAEFVKKALDSLRAGNPPAL; translated from the coding sequence CCCATGGGTCTCGAGGCATCCCTCGACCAGGAACGAATCGATCTTGAAATTGAGAAACAGACCCTCCTGAATTCGCTGGCCGAGTTGGATCTCGATCTGGCCCAAGGCCGGCTGAACTCTCCCGATCATCAACGGCTCAAAGCGATCGACGAAAACCGGCTCGGCCAAATCCTAAACAAACTCGATTCGTTTTCCAAACAGCGTCCCGTGCCAAAAAGTCCGGATTTAAAACCGGGCCCTCGAACCTCCGGACCGATGAAATGGGCCGGATCGATTGCGCTGACTCTTATCGTCGTGGGAAGTGCCACGGTGATTTACGAATATATAACGTCCAGGATCGGCCTCGAGGCCCAGCGAAGGTTTGCGGAAACCGAAGGCCCAGCCAACCCTTCGGGAATGCCGAATCCGGCCGAGATGGTTGCGAAGCTTGAGCAACACTTGAAGGACAACCCGAATGATCTTCAGGGTCAGATCATGGCCGGGCGATCCTACATGACCTTGCAGCGAATTGACGACGCCAGGAAGGCCTGGAGCAAGGTGGTCGAGCTCGACCAAGGCAACTTCGAAGGGCATTTTTTTCTGGGGGTCATCCAACTCCAGACGTCGTCTCCGGACGATCGGAAAAGTTCGCAGGAAGCCCTCGATCACTTCGAAACGGCCCTGGTCAAGATGCCGAGGGATCCGGCGCTGCTTTGGTATAAGGGTGTGGCTCTCCTGCGTCTCAAACAATACGCCTTAGCCGACCGAAGCTGGACCGATGCCTTCCACAATCTCGCACCCGGAACGGAAGACGCCGAGTTCGTCAAGAAAGCGCTCGATAGCCTTCGAGCCGGAAATCCCCCGGCGCTTTGA